The proteins below come from a single Tachypleus tridentatus isolate NWPU-2018 chromosome 13, ASM421037v1, whole genome shotgun sequence genomic window:
- the LOC143237749 gene encoding betaine--homocysteine S-methyltransferase 1-like → MGPVQDNKKGLLQRLEEGVVIGDGGFVFALEKRGYVKIGPSTPEACVENPEAVRQLHKEFLRAGSDVMQAFTFYASDDKLANRGNEAGTKFTGRDINNAACKIAREVAEEGDCLVAGGLSQTPTYLSDRNKEKVQEEFRKQVKVFTENRVDFLICEYFEYVEEIVWAIEVCKETKLPVAATMCIGPEGDLHHTSCGECAIKLVKAGADVIGVNCHFDPFVSLESMKLMKKALDVEGLKAHLMCQPIAFLTPDVGKQGFIDLPEFPFALEPRICSRWDIHRFAREAYNLGVRYIGGCCGFEPYHIRAISEELAEERGKKPKASEKHDMWGEGLRMHTKPWVRARARRTYWEKINPSSGRPFSASYSKPENWGITAGSEELKQHSEGTTTEELQEVFSYINS, encoded by the exons ATGGGACCTGTTCAAGATAACAAA aaggGATTACTGCAACGTTTGGAAGAGGGAGTGGTCATTGGTGATGGAGGATTTGTGTTTGCTTTGGAGAAACGAGGTTATGTGAAAATAGGACCTTCGACACCAGAAGCATGTGTCGAGAATCCAGAAGCTG TGCGTCAACTTCATAAAGAATTTCTAAGAGCTGGTTCAGATGTAATGCAAGCCTTCACATTTTATGCCAGTGATGATAAACTAGCAAACAGGGGAAACGAAGCTGGAACAAAATTCACA GGGAGGGACATAAATAATGCAGCATGCAAAATTGCTCGAGAAGTGGCAGAAGAAGGTGACTGCCTTGTTGCTGGTGGACTTTCTCAAACTCCAACCTATCTGTCAGACAGGAATAAAGAGAAGGTGCAGGAAGAATTTCGAAAACAGGTCAAAGTGTTCACTGAAAATCGAGTCGATTTTCTTATCTGTGAG TATTTTGAATATGTTGAAGAGATAGTGTGGGCAATTGAAGTCTGCAAGGAGACAAAGTTACCTGTGGCAGCTACCATGTGTATTGGTCCTGAAGGTGACCTTCATCATACCTCGTGTGGAGAGTGTGCAATAAAGTTGGTTAAAGCAG GTGCTGATGTAATAGGAGTAAATTGCCATTTTGATCCATTTGTATCTTTGGAATCCATGAAACTTATGAAGAAAGCTCTGGATGTTGAAGGACTCAAAGCCCACCTTATGTGTCAGCCTATAGCATTTCTTACTCCTGATGTAGGAAAACAGGGCTTTATTGATCTTCCAGAGTTTCCATTTG CATTGGAACCGAGGATTTGTTCAAGGTGGGACATACATCGTTTTGCTAGGGAAGCCTATAATCTTGGAGTCCGTTACATTGGTGGATGTTGTGGTTTTGAACCATATCACATCCGTGCTATTTCAGAAGAACTTGCAGAAGAAAGGGGGAAGAAACCCAAAGCATCGGAGAAACATGACATGTGGGGTGAAGGGCTGAGGATGCATACCAAACCTTGGGTTAGAGCAAG AGCTCGTCGTACATACTGGGAGAAGATTAACCCTTCTTCTGGACGCCCGTTTTCTGCTTCTTATTCAAAACCCGAAAACTGGGGAATAACAGCTGGATCAGAAGAATTGAAACAACATTCAGAAGGGACAACGACTGAAGAACTTCAAGAGGTCTTCTCGTATATAAAttcttaa
- the LOC143240444 gene encoding betaine--homocysteine S-methyltransferase 1-like — MFQNQVSARSILWKKCRREISKISEEGRYFVVFKYWSLLKITREFLRAGSEVMQAFTFYASESNRKYRGNEAGENFSEDEINAN, encoded by the exons atgtttcaaaatcaAGTCTCTGCTCGATCAATTTTGTGGAAGAAGTGTCGAAGAGAAATCTCTAAAATCAGTGAAGAGGGAAGATATTTCGTAGTATTTAAATACTGGAGTTTGCTAAAGATAACAAG AGAATTCCTCAGAGCTGGTTCAGAAGTAATGCAAGCCTTTACATTTTATGCCAGCGAGAGTAACCGAAAATACAGGGGAAATGAAGCTGGAGAAAACTTTTCC GAAGATGAAATAAATGCAAACTAG